In Chroicocephalus ridibundus chromosome 4, bChrRid1.1, whole genome shotgun sequence, one genomic interval encodes:
- the SIX6 gene encoding homeobox protein SIX6, with translation MFQLPILNFSPQQVAGVCETLEESGDIERLGRFLWSLPVAPAACEALNKNESVLRARAIVAFHTGNYRELYHILENHKFTKESHAKLQALWLEAHYQEAEKLRGRPLGPVDKYRVRKKFPLPRTIWDGEQKTHCFKERTRHLLREWYLQDPYPNPSKKRELAQATGLTPTQVGNWFKNRRQRDRAAAAKNRLQQQVLTQGSVRSLQAEEESGGEAVGAASSPAASLSSKAATSAISITSSDSECDI, from the exons ATGTTTCAGCTGCCCATCCTCAATTTCAGCCCGCAGCAGGTGGCCGGGGTATGCGAGACCCTGGAGGAGAGCGGGGACATCGAGCGCCTGGGGCGCTTCCTCTGGTCCCTGCCCGTGGCCCCCGCGGCCTGCGAGGCCCTCAACAAGAACGAGTCGGTGCTGAGAGCGCGAGCCATCGTGGCCTTCCACACGGGGAACTACCGGGAGCTCTACCACATCCTGGAGAACCACAAGTTCACCAAGGAGTCCCACGCCAAACTGCAAGCCCTCTGGCTGGAAGCCCACTACCAGGAGGCGGAGAAGCTGCGGGGCCGACCCCTGGGGCCGGTGGACAAGTACCGGGTGAGGAAGAAGTTCCCGCTGCCCCGCACCATCTGGGACGGCGAGCAGAAGACACATTGCTTCAAGGAGCGGACGAGGCATTTGCTGCGGGAGTGGTACCTGCAGGACCCTTACCCCAACCCCAGCAAAAAGCGGGAACTGGCTCAGGCCACGGGACTTACCCCCACGCAAGTGGGCAACTGGTTCAAAAACCGCAGGCAAAGGGACAGGGCAGCAGCCGCTAAGAACAG GCTACAGCAGCAGGTCCTAACGCAGGGCTCGGTGCGCTCGCTGCAAGCGGAGGAGGAGAGCggcggggaggcggtgggggctgcctccagccccgcagCCAGCCTCTCCAGCAAAGCGGCCACCTCCGCCATCTCCATCACATCCAGCGACAGTGAATGTGACATCTGA